In Methanoregula sp., the genomic window TAGATCGTGCTGAGACAGAGGGCATATTGACGCAAGGGGAAGCGGAAGAACGGCTGAAGAAATGGACTTCCAAGTAGTTTGGTCTCCTGAAGCCATCGAAGACATGGAGTCCATTGCCGGCTACATATCTCGCGACTCCGAACGCTATGCCGCGGCGGTAGTTGACAGGCTTCTCAACGCTGCGCGTGATTTGAGCTACTCCCCTTATGCCGGCAGGATAGTGCCCGAGCTGGAGGATAAATCCATACGAGAACTGATTATCTACAGCTATCGGCTCGTATATCGCGTGAAGGGCAATGTAATCACGGTAGCGGCTGTCATTCACGGTAAGAGGCTTCTCGATCCCGTCACTGAACGGATCAGAGGGCAGCAACAATAGGGCAACAACATCGCTCGTCCAACAATTGCCTGAGCTTCCAGACCTCAGGTTAAGCAAGCTGAAGGGTTTGAGATTGCTTCGATTGGCTCGCAATGATGGAACAGAGGGTGCAGGGACACTTCCCTGCCGAGGGTTTGGGGCCTGCCGTGAGCCCTGGCCGAACGGCGGGTGTCCCCTGTAGGGGCGAGTTTGAAACTCGCCCCTACGAAATCCCCCTTAGCCCAACTTCCGCAGTTTCGAATCTGGGAGGTGGTTCTCCCGAACGTAAAGTTGGCACTACGTTTTTTGAATTTTCATCCGCTGAGGGAGGTGCAGTTGGAGCTTTTGGAGCAGGACGGCTTGGGCTTTGGTCGGCTGGGCGATGCAGCGATTTCGGATCAGGAACCCCTGTTTCGTCGGCAGGGTCACATCGACGACTTTGATCTGAGCGATCTCGTCGAGCACCTTCCGGGGCTCGCTGCCCAGTCCGGCTCTTTTGCACATCTGTCCGAGCGTCTTCCATAAAACATAAGCCAGGAAGCAGACCAGGATGTGAGCTTGAACCCGCGCTTCCTTCTGATGCCAGATGGGCCTGATCCTCAAGTCGCCCTTCTGAATCCGGAAGGCCGCCTCAGCCTCGGTCAGTTGAATATACGCACGCCAGAGTTGTTCTGCATCCCAATCGACGATATTGCTCCGCAGCAGGTAACAGCCTTCGCTCATTTCGGCCCAGGCTCGCCATTCCTCCAACTTTTCCCAGACCACCTCAGCCCCACCATCCCTTCGTTGCGTAACCTCGATCCGGAATAGGCCGGCGGCTCGGCTGTTGGCTTCCAAAAGCCTTCCCACTCTCCGTTCCACGATGCCCACCTTCTGCTTTTTCTTTTGACAACTCTCCACCAGCTTCGTCATACCTTTCTCGACGCGTTTTTCGAACCTCTCGTGGATTTGTTTCTCCTTGAGCGCACGGGCAGTGCTCCGGCAAAGGATGAAGCTCTCCTGTCCATCCGGCGAAGGACATCGCTTTACCTCCAGTCCTTCCCGCACCTTCTCCCAATCCTCCATAAGCAACTCTTTCTCGAAGCGCCTCAGTTGACTTTTGGGCGTCCCCACAATATATCGCCTTCCCCCGGAACGCAGATATTCCAGGTTCTCCTCCGATACCATCCCCCGATCCATGACCCATATCCGGCCGGCAGACCCGTACTGACCTTCGATCTTCTCCACAATCTCTTCCACCGTCGTCACATCGGTCCGGTTACCGGCAAAGACTTCATATCCCAGAGGCAGGCCGTCCCGGCTCACTACCAGGGCGATGCATACCTGCTTGCAATCGGGGCGATGATCCCGTGAATAGCCTCGTTTTGCCTGCGGATTGCCATCGCCTTGTCCTTCGAAATAGGTCGAGGTCACATCGTACAGGAGCAGATCGTATTCCAGATTGAACAGCTCTCCCAGACGCTCCTTCAGATGCTTCTCCAACTCAACCTTCTTAGGCAGAAGTTGATCCAAAGTCCGGTAGAGCCGGTCGTCATTAACCTTGTCATCGGGTATCCCGAGGAGATCACCCAGACAGCTTCTTTCGTACAGGTGCTCGGCGATCCGCAACTCGCTGGACGGTTCACCAAGACGCATCAGCACCAGGGTGAGAACCATCATCGGCCAGGGAATATCTTCCCGCCCGTCAGGCATCAGACGTTCCAGAAGATCAATGAGCCCAAGTTTCTCCGCCAACTCCAGGCCGAGCCAGTAGCCGCCAAAGTCACGCACTCGCTCCACGTGTACCCGTTTGGCATCCACCTCCACCCATTCCGGCTCACCTTCCTCATCGAACAGACGGCTTTGCCAGGAACACCCTTCATCGTTGGCTGCCCGCTGGACGCCCAGACGCTTGGCTTCTCCCACATCCCCCAAGTAGGCCACGATTCTCTGGCGAGGCCCTCGCTCCGTCCGATAGGATTCCACCAGTTCCCAGTATATGCCTTCCTGCTTCCCTTTGGCCTGCCCACATCTCTTCAGATACATGGGCACATTATAACAACATTGCCAAGAGTCGTTTTTGGTACTACATCGGGTTTTTTAAACGACTCAGCTTCACATGACAACCCTTCCCGGATTTGCTAAATCTGCGAAAACTCAATAAAAACCGTTTTGAAGCTCAAACTGCGGAAGTTGGGCTAAGCCCAATACTGTTCATTTAAGTCATTTTGTTGTATCCTAATAGACAAGGAGGGTACTCAAAATGGCACGGACAATTGCGGCACTTTCCCAGGGGTCACGAATTACAGACTACATCAGCATTGGAGTGCTCGCTAAGACCTTTCCCTTAGAGAAGGTGAACGAAATACTGGAGAGAACCGGTAAGACGAGCCAGAGGCAGCGTGATCTGCCTGCTCACGTGGTGATCTATTATGTGCTGGCATTGACGTTGTTCATGGAGGTATCTTATCGGGAAGTGCTCCGCTGTTTGCTGGAAGGAATCGAGTGGCTCTCGGCCCCCGGCACCCGGGTCAAGATCACCGGGAAGTCAGGGATTTCCCAGGCCCGAACACGGCTTGGCTCTGATCCGGTTAAGGAACTGCATGATGCGGTTGTCAAACCCATTGCCGGCAAGGATACCAAGGGGGCTTGGTATAGGCAATGGCGTTTGGTGTCTCTCGACGGTAGTACCATGGAGACAGCGGACAATCAGGAAAACGAAGCCGCCTTCGGGCGGCCGGGCGCCAGCCGGGGTCGGAGCAGTTACCCGCAAATACGCTTTGCCTCCCTGGTGGAGAACGGGACCCATGTCTTGTTCGGAACGCAATTGGGGGGTTGCCGTACGGCAGAGGCTACTCTGGCTAGAGAAGTAATTCCCCATCTTGAAGCCGGGATGTTGTGCCTGGCCGACCGCTATTTCTTTGGTTTTGAATTGTGGCAAAAGGCTCGGGGTACCCAAGCAGAATTGCTGTGGCGAGTGCGCAAGAATGTGTCGCTCCCCTGCCTCAAGCGTTTGCCGGATGGCTCGTACCTGAGTCAAATTTACGCTTACCGGCAAAAGCACCGCACCGCTACCAATGGGATTGATGTACGCGTCATTGAGTATGTCTTGGAGGGCAGCAGTTCCAAAGAAATCTACCGCCTGGTAACCTCCATTCTGGATCCAGAGGCCGCTCCCGCTCAGGAATTGGCGGCTTTGTATTGCGAACGCTGGGAAATTGAAACCGCTCTGGATGAACTCAAAACCCACTTACGCGGTTCCCGAATCCAGCTACGGAGCAAGACACCCGACCTCGTCAGGCAAGAATTTTACGGCCTGATGATGACCCATTTTGCCATACGGGGATTGATGCACGAAGCTGCCATCAGGGGAGATATTGATCCAGATAGGCTGTCATTCGTCCACGCCGTGCGCGTGGTGAGACGGAAACTAGCGAATCCCTTTGCTTTTTCCCCCTCAGCACAGGAAAGCGCTCCATGAAGCCGTACTCGATGAAATCCTGGAGGAACGAGTCGTCTCGAGCCGAGGCAGGAAAAATCCGCGGGGTGTAA contains:
- a CDS encoding IS4 family transposase, which codes for MARTIAALSQGSRITDYISIGVLAKTFPLEKVNEILERTGKTSQRQRDLPAHVVIYYVLALTLFMEVSYREVLRCLLEGIEWLSAPGTRVKITGKSGISQARTRLGSDPVKELHDAVVKPIAGKDTKGAWYRQWRLVSLDGSTMETADNQENEAAFGRPGASRGRSSYPQIRFASLVENGTHVLFGTQLGGCRTAEATLAREVIPHLEAGMLCLADRYFFGFELWQKARGTQAELLWRVRKNVSLPCLKRLPDGSYLSQIYAYRQKHRTATNGIDVRVIEYVLEGSSSKEIYRLVTSILDPEAAPAQELAALYCERWEIETALDELKTHLRGSRIQLRSKTPDLVRQEFYGLMMTHFAIRGLMHEAAIRGDIDPDRLSFVHAVRVVRRKLANPFAFSPSAQESAP
- a CDS encoding IS1634 family transposase, translating into MYLKRCGQAKGKQEGIYWELVESYRTERGPRQRIVAYLGDVGEAKRLGVQRAANDEGCSWQSRLFDEEGEPEWVEVDAKRVHVERVRDFGGYWLGLELAEKLGLIDLLERLMPDGREDIPWPMMVLTLVLMRLGEPSSELRIAEHLYERSCLGDLLGIPDDKVNDDRLYRTLDQLLPKKVELEKHLKERLGELFNLEYDLLLYDVTSTYFEGQGDGNPQAKRGYSRDHRPDCKQVCIALVVSRDGLPLGYEVFAGNRTDVTTVEEIVEKIEGQYGSAGRIWVMDRGMVSEENLEYLRSGGRRYIVGTPKSQLRRFEKELLMEDWEKVREGLEVKRCPSPDGQESFILCRSTARALKEKQIHERFEKRVEKGMTKLVESCQKKKQKVGIVERRVGRLLEANSRAAGLFRIEVTQRRDGGAEVVWEKLEEWRAWAEMSEGCYLLRSNIVDWDAEQLWRAYIQLTEAEAAFRIQKGDLRIRPIWHQKEARVQAHILVCFLAYVLWKTLGQMCKRAGLGSEPRKVLDEIAQIKVVDVTLPTKQGFLIRNRCIAQPTKAQAVLLQKLQLHLPQRMKIQKT
- a CDS encoding type II toxin-antitoxin system RelE/ParE family toxin, encoding MDFQVVWSPEAIEDMESIAGYISRDSERYAAAVVDRLLNAARDLSYSPYAGRIVPELEDKSIRELIIYSYRLVYRVKGNVITVAAVIHGKRLLDPVTERIRGQQQ